A genomic segment from Dechloromonas denitrificans encodes:
- the rimP gene encoding ribosome maturation factor RimP yields MDLNTLLETTVVGLGYELVDVEMSPRGRTIRVFIDAPGKATGIDVEDCAKVSNQLSRVFEVENYDYDRLEISSPGLDRVVKKAADFERFAGQDIQIKLRIPHAGRRNFQGELLGCKDGKVGLRLEKDDVELEFNNIEKARIVPRFD; encoded by the coding sequence ATGGATTTAAATACGCTGCTTGAAACGACCGTTGTCGGTCTGGGTTATGAACTCGTCGATGTCGAGATGTCGCCACGCGGCCGGACTATTCGTGTCTTTATCGATGCGCCGGGCAAGGCGACGGGGATTGACGTCGAGGATTGCGCCAAGGTTTCCAACCAGTTGTCGCGTGTTTTCGAAGTTGAAAACTACGATTACGACCGCCTGGAGATTTCTTCGCCGGGCCTGGATCGGGTTGTCAAGAAGGCGGCTGACTTTGAGCGTTTTGCCGGTCAGGATATCCAGATCAAGCTGCGCATTCCGCATGCCGGTCGCCGCAATTTCCAGGGCGAACTGCTTGGTTGCAAGGATGGCAAGGTTGGTCTGCGCCTCGAAAAAGATGATGTGGAACTCGAATTCAATAATATCGAAAAGGCACGCATCGTGCCCCGATTCGACTGA